The sequence TCACGCCTGACAAATAAACACACCTCACCCTCGCGCACAGAAATCTTAGTAGATTCTTGCAGGAGTAGATTAGTTATCGAAAGAGTCGAGGGGTTGGTTTTCCGTAGAGGGAATAGCCTCTTTTACAACACCAACTTCAAGCAGGAACTCTCGGAGAGCCTCAGATTCATGTTCAGTAGAGGGTGGTGAGTGATATAGTTCCTCAACCACTTCACGCAGATTACTGTAAAATAGGGTGTTTGTGGTGTAAATTAATATGTTCCAAAAAGGGTAGCTACTGGGAATGAACTCGACTACTCGAATTCATCATTTTCAGTTTGATGTTCACTAGGAGTACTTGTGTGTCCAGGATACCACCAAACCATACTCCGCCCTCCAGCTTTCTTGGACTTTATTTGGCCTTGGTCGCGGAGTTTCTTTAGCCGTTTATACACTCCCCGACGACTGATTGGTAGTTGATCGGCGACTTCAGATGCGACGAGTACTGGATCTTCTGACTCTTGGAAAATGGTGAGAATTTCGTCGTCACTTACCTGGGGCTTTCGCCCAGGCTTATCGTCGCCCATTTGTTCCTTCGAGGGAGCTATAGGTTTAAAAAGAAATTGTACCCACGTAGGAACCAATACTGTCAACAACAAGTTTGGAAATCGCCAAATACTCTTATTTAGTACCCATGTAGGAACCAATTAGGCTCAGTCCGTCCATTACGACTGAGGTGCGCGAAAAGTCCGGGTGCCCAGTCACCCGGACTGAGTCTCACAACATAGGCTGATCGACCCATGTTAGCAACCGATCTACGAGGACATCAAGGTCACGCAGAGTTAGAGGCGTTTAGCGAGGGTTTTCGCCATCCTTGGGTTGAACAGACACAAAATAACCAGAGGAGCGAAGACAATGACTGAGTCGGAACCACGTGACGAAAACGGGACGAGCGACGGTAACACAGAAACTCACGACCCAGTAGCCACCTTAATTGAGAAAATCTGCACGACGGACTTCGACACGTGGTATCGAGAACGGCAGTTCGTGCAAAATATTCGAGAGGGCCAACCCTATTTCAACGGGCCAAGCCCTTGTCGCGACCCAAGATACCACACCCCGAACAAACTGAACCAGTGTCACAGAAAAATCTACTACGACCGACTCAACGCTCCTGAAGAGCAACCAGAACCGGAGGGCCTCTTCTGGTTTGGAACGAAATTCGAGGAAGAACTCGCGATGGAGTACCTCGAAGACACCGTCAAGCCTCATAGGTATGTTCGCAATTCGATTTGGCTTGACTTCACGATCGAAACCGAAACGGACAACCTGCGGTTCCGAGGCGAGACTGACCCCGTTGTTGTCGACAAAGACGGCGTACCTTACCTCCCGACGGAAGTGAAGACGACAGAAGTCGATAATCTGACTAAGCCGAAAAAACGCCATCTTGCACAGGTACACGCGTACCTCTATGGGTTGTCGCAAGAGTACGATCGAGAGTTTACGGCGGCTGTGCTCTTGTATACCCACCGGAAAACGTTTAGCTTCACCCCCTTTGAGGTTGAGTTTGATTCTGAGTTTTGGCGCAACACGGTTGTTGAGTGGGCGGAAACACAGACTCAATATCGACAGGACGAGATCCTTCCCCCAGCTGATCCCGAATTAGAATGGGAGTGCGAATACTGTGATTACAAACACCGATGTGGGGAGGGTAACACGAATTACGAAAATGGAGGGGTTCGTGGATTTTTACCGTTGTTCGCAGAGTATCCCCGCGACAAGGTAGAGGAGTACCTCGAAGTATATTCAGACGTAGGTGCGAAACTGACGCCAACGTTGGCTCACCACTATCCGGACTTAGCCAATCGGTTCGAGGTAGATGATTGGCAGTGTGAGGCCTGTGAAACTACGCAGCAGTGGGATTCCGTTGACTGGAATGGGAATGTTGACCGTCCACCCTTATGTCCACAGTGCGAAAAGGATGGGATTCCTGCACCACTCAGTGGGCCAGCACCAACGGAGTCGGCTTTTGAAAGGGAGGCGTTCCAATGACGGATTCACTGGAGTCCTTCAAAACACAGTGTCCGAACTGTGGATCAACAAACCTTGATGAAGAATGGGAGGACATTGACGCAGTGTGTTCTACTTGTGGGTTTGTTATTCATAGCTATGAAAACCCCGACAGCCACTTGACCTCACAAAATCGAGGGAATCGACAGGGTACTGGAACCGAACAGACGACACGATGGGAAGACCACCATACAGTAACTAACAGTACCGAACAACGAATCGCATCTGCATTCGAATCTCTTGAAGAAATCGGTGACGCACTGCATTTGTCGAATGATGCCCGAAAGCGAGCAGCATCAATGTTTGCGACATTGGCGAAGAAAAACTTGGTTGACGGACGATCTACGGAGGTAGTAGTCGCCACTACTCTCTATTTTGCGGCACGACAAGTTAAGCGTCCTCGACCGCTCGCACGAATTGCTGAAGAAGTTGACACGGAACCGAACAAAATCGACCGACTTTCCCGATCACTCCGTTCAGAATTGGCTTTCGAATTTAAAAGTTGTACTCCCAAAGATTACCTTCCCTACCTTTGCGAGGAGCTTGGTTACGAGGAGAGTGTCGAAGATGAGGCACGCACTCTTTGTGCCAAAGCCGAAGAATCAGGGTTGACGAACGGGAAAAGTCCAGTCGGTGTAGCCGGTGCAGTACTCTACTTGGTAGGGGATAAATCCGAAACTCAGCAAGAGATGGCAGCAACAGTGGGGGTATCAAAGGAAACGATTCGGTTACGACTCAAAGAATTTCGGGATGGAGGGTTGGTTGATGATTGAATCCCACGCAGGCCTCGGGCAAGTAACGTCGGAACAGGAGTTGAGTCGGGCAGCAATATATGTCAGGACTTCATCGGGGAATCAACAATATGGATACTCAATTGAGGAGCAAGTACGACAGTGCACAAAACGTTGTGAATTTCTTGGTTGGGACATTGTCTATATTTTCCGTGATCGAGCAGAGAGTGGAAAAGATACCGAACGACCGATGTTCCAACGAATGATGCAGGCGGCAAAAACGGGTTGCTTTGATGTCGTTGTTTTCTGGAAGCTGGATCGGTTTTCAAGGAGTCTCCTGCATGCAGTTCAGCTCGAAAAGACACTCCGGGAGTGTGGAGTCGCCCTCCATAGCGTTACTGAGCAAATTGATACCACAACTTCGGCTGGACGATTCAATTTCCGGAACATCGCGAATGCGGCTGAATTCGAACGGGAAATGATCAGTGAACGCTCTCAAATGGGGTTGAAGGCACTTGCCTCAGAGTACCGTTGGCCCAATGATCATCCTCCGTTGGGATATCGAAGAACCTCAGACGGAACATTGGAAGTTGATGACACCGAAGCGAATCTCGTCGAGGAAATATTTGAGATGTACTTAGACAGGCAATCAATGCCAGAAGTCGCGCATGAACTGAACAACAATGGATTGTCGACCAAGACTGACGGTGAGTGGACGCACAGAGCGGTTCGAGATGTACTGACGAATGATCTCTATATTGGGGTGTATGCGGTGGCGGGCGTGAAAGACTATGTCCCCGAATACAGAATTATATCAAAGAATCTTTTTAAAGAAGCCATCTCTGTCCGTCACCGGTTCAATTCAGAATCAACTTCTCAACGCCCAGAAATGGGTGCGCAAAGGAAAAGCAAAAACGTAGACGCTATTCTCGAAAAGTACAAGGATTTTGTTAATAGATGATGGTTCCCGGAGCTATCCCAAACAGCTCCAAAATTCATTGACAGGAGGGGGTGTACATAGGACTTCCAGTTATTCGTCAAGAAGCTGATCACGAATCTCTGGTGATGAGCGGAGAAGTTCGAGAAGCTTCATCGCGTCCAATTCGTCCTCTCGGGGCCAAACCCGTTGCTGTTCACATTCTTTATTCGAGCATTTATACAGATACCGATCAGTGGAATCATGCAATGACCGTGGGCCGTTTTCCACCATTAGCGATCGGCAACATGGGCAGTGGATTTCAGTAACGGGACTTGTTTCGAGAACAATAAACACCCCATACTCGTCAACAAAATCATCAACGTCTTTCGCACTGTTCTCCTGTGAGTTTTCCCTGGAGATTTTACGAATTGTCTGTTGAGCCTCCTCCCAGAGGTCTTCATCGACGAGTTGGAGATTTGGTTCGTCAATCCAGCCCTTGTGGTCATATCCGTCAACACGTTCGATGGGAATCGACGGTTGGCCTATATATATCGGGTTTTTCAAACATCTTTTCACTTCGCCTTCCGTGAGTTCTGACTCGAGATACTTCCACTTTGTACAATTAAGTAGATTCGTGGTTTTTGCGTACGATTCTGTCATGAGGAAGTGATTGTACATCGAACGGGCGAGGTTACGGGATTGTTCTTTTGGTGTGGGCCATCTAGAGGTCAGGACATACCCTATGGGTACGCTGTTGTACCAAGCATCCCAGTTCTTGTCTTCGAGGAAGGAGCGTGCCTTTGCCCGCAAGGCCTTCGACCCCTGCTTTTGAACGTCCAACTCTGCGAAAAGTGTCTGCATTGTTGTGTTTATCTTCCCAGAGAAGCTATCAAAATCTAAATCACCATCGAGAGTGATGATTTGAACATCTAGCTCAACCTCAAGTTCATGGATGAAGTACAATGTCTGAACGTGACTACGACCTAATCGGTCAATCGAATCCACAAAGAGATGGGAGATTGTACCGTTCTTTGCAAGCCGAAAGACCGTTCTGATACCACTCCGGTTGAAGTCTGTCCCAGTTTCGCCCTCATCGCGAATCGGGTCTCGGACAAGTCCGACCTCTCGTCTCTCTGCCTCTTTCTTCAATTGGTCAACCTGTGCTTCTAGGCTTCTCCCTTCCTCCGCCTGTTTGTTACTACTCACCCTCGCGTAGATGACTCCGCCAACACATTCTTCATCCATCATTCTCATCTCCACCGTTGAAAGACTCCTCGTCGCTTACGAGCCAACTCTGACCAACCCCCAACCAAGAAGGTGATATTTTTGACATTGCGGCGGTACAAGCTCCAACCAGTTGGCCCTGAACCAAATCACCAACAACCGGCTCTTTTGGTGCCTTATTTAAGTACTGGACAGGATTGTTTATGTAATGTATGAGACGGTCTGCGATGGCTGAGCGACTCCTACGCATTATATGTATGTTGGCCAACTGCGTAAGCCCCTCCAACACCCTCTCGTTCTGACATCCAACTCTACCAACCTCCAAACTACGGATAGTGGTCTGAAAACTTTGACCGCACGCCAACACACAACAACAACTACTCATCCCCTTCGATGTGATATTCCAGTTCATTGGTTCTGGAGCACCTCCATGGGAACAGAAGAATCACCAGAGAGTGGGTGACCATCCGCTGAGTTAGTCTCACTAAGTACTGTCAATTGATCAAGCGCGTCACGGTACGCTTCCACTGGGATCTCCACGTAGACGAGTGTTGCTTGCATTGACATATGCCTAAGTTGACATTTAGCATGATGGAGACCCTCAACATAGGCCAAGTATGTTCCTGTCGACCTCCGGATCGACGTCCACGTGAGCCGCCTATTGGCCTGGCCAATCCCGGCTTCTTCCAAGAGATTATCCAATAGATAATTCAACGTCTTCGAACTGTACGGATTCCCTTCACGATTCAACCACAGATGTTCGGACTCGTCATACTTGTGCAGAGACGACCGTTGTTTCTCCCAGCGATCCAATAGCCGAAGAGTTCGGCTACTCACGGGATTGTTCCAGTATTGGTCGTTCTTGACCGCCCCTTCTTTTGGAATCTGAAACTCACCCTTCGCAGGTTTGTACCACTTAAGAAGACAACGTTCTATCAATTTTGGGCGCGGGCCAAGATCGAGACTTGCGCTAATCAGCGACGGGATTTCCCAACTCCGCCTGCATTGTTCGAAGTCGTCTGGAGTGACGTCTGATTTTGGTTTCCCCAGCTTCTGAGCTAGGTAGCCCTTCTGACGCTCCCGAGCCTCAGGTGAGAGGTCACTGTACCGTCCGAGGTCGTCATATGTGAGTGCGGCTTCGTAAAGTGCTTCTCGCTCTTCTAGCGTGAAGTAGTCCGACTGTTGAAAGTCCGATTGCGAAAACGTCAGGCTCGGCTTCCACGGTTCACCACCTTTCGTCCAGGAAACCCAGAGGAAATATTTCACGACGGCTTCTTGTAGTTTCCGCTTACTACTCTCTACATACGGCTCCCCGGACTCCTTCGTTACGTTGTCGTCCTTCAGATCTTGTTCGTATTCGTCAGCGTGTTCGTGCGTAAACCGCGTCGTGTACTTACCAAGTTGTTCCCAGACTCGTCGATGGAATTGGACGGTTCGACTGAAGACGATCGGGACATTACTTGAGGCAATTCCTTCATCTTCGTCCGGATTTTTCCCCTGTTCCCTTAGCCACACCACATATCCATGGTAGTGATCCTCCAAATCGACCACTTGGCGGTGGGAATACTCTTCTCGGAAGAAATCCGGAACCAACTGGATTGAGTAAGTCGTCTCCACACTGCGTTTGTCCCCGCCATTTTGTTTACTAATGTTCGTACGCTGCGTTTCAAATTCCGATTCGTTGTTCATTCTCTTGGTAAGTACTGGTGGTTATCTTTGATTCCTCACCCTCAGGGCCAACACTGACCCGTCGCTATTTATGCTGTGAAGCACAAAACCAAGATGGAGTACCCGCTCACGGGAACTCCACCAGAAGTTGTGCGTCCCTAAGGGCGTACACGCGTACACACTGACGGAACCAAGGCCTGGAAAACCGGGTTCCGTTAGTGTTTTCCATAGCGATCGTGCGTATCAAGTCACCTCTCCCGTACCACATCAAGAGGGTTCTATATACATGTTGTTGCCGACCAGTGTTACTGGACAAAGACCTCTGCTAGTACAGTCACTACCGTTTCGCTTTACGACATTTCGGAGAACCCGTTAGACGACTCGGGGAGCGCCGCCGCAGACTACTCCGAGGGCGACTTACGCCCGGTCTGCCTGAACAACCTCGCCGACGTACATCGAACGTGGGACTCGGAGAATTCGTCCGCCACTTTGTCTCCTCGAAAGACGTCACTGAGAAGAAGCTCTGAAACTGCCAATCCTTCTATCTGTATTCGTCAGTATATAATATCGTCGCGAATGGCGAATGTTGATATGTAAAGCTGGCTCAGAATCCAAACAGATGGATTCCGCGACTGTCGACGCCGCCGTCTCCGATCTCGGAACTGTGGTCGAGGACTTTCTCGATGAACTGGCCGACCGCAACCTCTCGGCAGACCGACTCGGCGAAATCGTCGAGGGCAACGCCGAGTTCGAAGGCGCCGACCTCCGCCAGTTCCCCGAGAGGTTCGTGGAGGATCACCTGATCTGGCCGGTACTTGACGTCCTCGGGTACGCGGTCACGCCGCGACCGGACTCTCCGGGTCAGAGCCGAGAGGAATACCCGGACTTCCGCGTGGACAATCTCCCGGCCCAAGTCATCGGCGAGAACAAGTCAGTCAACGACATCGAGACTGCCAAAACCGAACTGCTCGACTATCTAGACAACACCCGCTACGAGTACGGCATCGCGACTGACGGCTTTCGATGGGGCGTCTACGAGATTGCCGAAACGGACAGGCGCAGCCTCGTGCTCGAACCCGTTGTCGAACCCCAGAGCCTGAAGCAGGTCATCCAGTACTTTGCCCGCGAGGAGCGGATGGTGCCTTACGCCGACCTGAACGGGCTCCCCGAACCGGACGGCCCGCTCGCCACCTTCTTCCAGAATCTCGGCCATCACCATGTCCGTCGGGCCACCGGCGGCCTGTCGGACTTCCACGACCTGTACGCGGAGACGTTGGTCGGTGAGGGCGATTACGACCACGACGGTATCGAGACGTCGCTTGTCGAAGCCGTTGACGCGCCAGCCGACGCGGGCGAGGCCGAGAAGACAGCGTTCGCAGCCTTGCTGCTTGATCGGCTGGCCTTCGTCCGGCTGATGCGCGACCGCGGCGTGTTGGAGATCGAACTGCACGAGGAGTGGAGTCACCACAACAAGGGTCTGAACCGGTTCCAAGGTTCGTTCTACGATACACAGCTTAAACCTCTGTTCTACGACGTGCTGTCGGAGCCAAAGGGCAAGCGCGAGGAGGACGAGTTCAGCAGTCCTCCGCATTTCGCCGGGGGTCTATTCGAACCGGTGCTTGATGACGAGGACGCGTACGACATTGAGGATTACGTGATGCAAGACGTTCTGACGGTCTTCATCGAAGGCGAGTCGCGGACGGTAATCAACGAGGGGGCTCGCGGATCACTTCTGGAGTCATATCGGGCGACCGAGGAGACGGATCTGGCCGGGCGGATGGCTGAATGGTATGCCGACTTGACGGGGGCGTACGAGTCGGAGTTGGCGTACGTGGAGAAAAACATCAGCCCGACACTTCGACGGCATTCAATCGAGGCCAGGGAAGACTGACAGAAGTCACATCCAAGTGATCCGATAAGGGTGGTTGAGACTCGCGGCTAGTAGTCATCGAAGAGCGTTCGCTGTTTCTTGTAGTCGTACGGTTCCGTGAGTGCAGCCCGAATTGCCGAATAGTCGTGTTGGGCGTGCCTGTTCTCCTCAATGGCCCGGTCGACGATCCACGCCCGGAACTCCTTGTACCGACCTCGATCGTCGATTACCTCCTTGATGTCGACTGTCTGGAGTTCCCCATATCGGGCGTAATAGATTCCCACCCGGTTGATCTCGGGGTACTTCCCCTCAAAGGACTCCTTGCCGTACGTCCTGCCATCCACATCGTGCAGGACGCGTTGCACGTCGCTCAGCACGTAGTACATCAACAGTTGCCGCCAGAAGGCATTCGTGAACGACCTATCCTCGGTCGTCTTGATGTCGACAAGTAGATCGTCCACGATGAAATCTCCCTCCCCGGGAAGGATGTGGCGGTGACCCCCGAAGGCGGGTCGCTCAAATACGGTCTCGTCGTCAGTCCACTCGTTCTCACGCAACAGTCTGAACAACGCTTCCATCTCCTCGAGGACATCTTCCTCGAAGGCCTCACGGTTGATCCACGAGTGGACGGTGTCGTTGGGCTTCCAGCCGGCATTGACGAGTGCGGCTTTTACCACACCTTCGGTGTTCATACCCGTTTTGACGTACTGGTCGGCGAGCTTCGTCAACTCCTCGTCCTCCGTCCACTTGACCGGACTTCTCCGATACCATTCTGGCTCGTTATCCATCATCTCCTCCCATTCATCTCGGCTAGAGACGCCTACATAGTCATCTTCCCACTTCCATCCGTCGAATTTCTGAACGCCAATAGGCGGTGTTTCGTCGGTTGTAAAGCGGCGCTGGGAGTCACCGAATGTGCGTCGCCAAGGGATGATGACTTCGCTGCATCGCCGATACAGTAATACCTTACAGAGAAACTCGAATGCGTCCCCGATGAGCCGGTGACCGTAGCCGTTGTTTGCAACCTCCAATTTACCCTTAGAATTGTGTCCGGGGTTGGGATACGTGGAGTCAATCTCTTGCCTGACCTCGTCGATCTTGATAAAGTTCGTTACGCCTGTCGTCATCCTCAAGCAGGTTCTATCGTTCGGTCGTTACAACACGTACGTCTCTACGGTCAGTTCATGGTCGCCGATGGACAGGAGAAAATACCGAAGAGGAGAGACAAGTTATCTACGACCGCTGGACGCGCACGTCTTCAACAACAACTTCGTCTGTTCCCTCACCGCCGTTGGCGACGCCAACATAGAGGGCGGCAGTCGTCTCCCCAGCAATGCCCTCGACGGCTCCGTCCTGCAACTCGGCGAGTGTCGCCTGTGTTTCGGCAGGGACAACGGTGAACATCGTGTCGCCGTCGATAGTCACCTCTCCACTTGCAGCGGACGCCAAGAGCCCTTCTGCATCCCCACCGAACCCCACCCACCTATCGATTCCATTTGTGGTTTCCCACTCGAAGAAATCCGCATTCCCATCCCTGTTGAGATACAGCCCGAGAAACAGGACAGAGGGGCCCGTTGTGCGCGGCGTTTGGAGTGTGCGTGACGCGACGGTCACGGTCTCAATCGTCCCGAGCTGTCCGAGATGCACGTCAAACCCAGTATTCCGATTTGGCGGCTCTGTCCCCAGATTCTCCGCGAGAATACGCACACTCCCATCCGATTGAGGCTCTGCCATCCACCGGCTGTTTCCGTTTCGTGTATCGTACGGGATCGTTGACCGCCCCCACGACTCAGGGCCCATTGGGAACCACGCGTAGTGACCGTGGCTCTCAATCTTGGCCGCGAGCCCCGTTTGCTCATCTTGCGCGACTGCATTCCCGACGGCTGTCGTGCCACCGCTGACGACCGCTCCTGTGGCGATCGCTCCCTTCCGAAGGACACTGCGGCGTGAGATAGTATTCTGCTGTGTCATGTCTGTATTCTACACCCACATTCGTATCGTTACCTGTTAGCAAATAACATATGGAGTGTTTCTATCGTCCACCCGTCGTAATAAGGGATACAGTAGATTTAGTCCCTCAATTGAAAGCCGTGGCTGATGCGTAACATTCCGTTTCCGATACAAATTGCGCCACGTTTCCGGTACGCAATTGCCAAACGACCTATGGTAAGTACACGCTCTGTATTCAGCATGTCGATCAATTAAGTAACCTTTTCAGAGGAGCGCTCTTCGCTCGTATCTGTGGCAGTTCGCGGGTACGGATAATCGGATTTCAATCCGAAAATTCGAGCAACTAGAGCGAGAACGGGAAACAGAGTGCGCTGGACGGCCCGTGGTGGCCGCTCGGGAACAACCACATCCGGATATGTCCGAGCCAAGAGTACGGTCTGAAGAAGACCGATTACACCCGATGGATCACCGACTGCGTGGACAGTGGCAAATCGAGCGGTCAGAGCCTCTCGCCACTGACCAGGTGGCGTCACTTCGCGTCTGAACTGTGCCGATTCAGCCTCGGTATATGACACGTGTGGTGTCGCTGGTAGAACAACGATCTCCTCACCGGCTTTGACCTCGTGTTTCTCTCCGTCAACTTCGACTACGAGCAGCCCCTCAAACACCTCGAACCGTTCCTCGGTAGCGGGATGGTAGTGTACCGGTGGTGGCTCAATGTCTGGCGGTTTTAGTTCGTCCCAAACTAACCGCTCATTGTTCGAAGCAGTCTCGTCGAACACAATTTGTTCATTGGTTATCGGGTTGATGATTTTGGTCGGTAGATGCATACTATCTTCTTCATCGTGCTAGACGTTAACTATTATTGCGGTTTATGAGGTACTATCGATAACGGTTTTGGGTCTTCTTTCGACAGACCCATGTGTACCGCATTTATCGTAATTGATCGGATAAAGTAGCACAATGATCTACATCCAGGTTTAGTATTTAAGACTCATCTATTGTCACGACCAGAGCCTCAAAGGGGATAGTGGAAAAGTCAGCTGAGTGTATCGGGGCCAATCGGCCTGAACATTATGTCGGTGGTGTGTTGGTGATTGACGCAACACGTATACTGGCAGTAGAATTGACTCGTCACCCCACTAGCCATGGTGGAATTGGAACGTGTTAGTTATTGAATCGAATGTAATTAAGGTTTCGGTGGCCTGTATCGAACCTTCTCCTATGACGTGTGAAGGTGGTTACAGCCACGAAAATTTTCTGACTCTAGTTAAATATTTAATAGGGGAAAGATAGATTTCTGGTCTCTTGATACGCTGGGAGTGTAGGTGGGCTAGTCCTCTCGGAAGCCTTGGACTCGGTCATGCAGTTCCTCAAGCTGTTTGTTCGGTCGATACCGAATTGTTTGGCTTCGGATGTCATACTCGATGATGCCAGCGTCCGCTAACTTCGGCAAGTGGTGGTGCTGGAGTTCGACTTGCACGTCATCGTAATTTGGTTGGCGTCCCCGTTCTTGCGACACCTGTTTGAGGATATATCTGGCCGCTTCCTCTAACTCAACAGTCTCCTCAGGTTGGTCTCGCAAGAGTATAAGAAGCTCACGCCGAGCGTGATTGGCCAAAATGTCTAGCCTCGCATCCAATGAGAGTGGGATCTCCTCAAGCGCGGGTTCCGTAGAGTTCGTCTCTGCATCTTCTTTCTTATTGCCAGACATTGTCTATCAACTATAATCTATAATATGACTCTCCCACCATATAGTGATTGTGGTGAAATCCCGACTTATGTGCAACCTACGCTTATTTTTGCCAGAATAATAGATACGAACTTTAAATCAAATAATTTAGTGCGTGTACTGTCTGAGATAGAGTATCACCCTATCCGTTGTTATCCTCTGTGTTTCCATTCTTTATTTCTCCATCCGTATGGATGAGTTGGAGCGCTTGTCGGATGTGATATTTCGTCTCAGTCTGGTCGTCAGCCTCTAATGCCTCATTCAAGCATTCTGTAATCCTTCTTCTCAGTTTATTGTCCATGGCCAATTCACGTTAACATTCAACAAAGACTTTCGGCTAGTGCGCGATCTGCATCACAAACTGTGCGATTCAGAGCGTGTATTCATCAGGCCAGGTTCTCACCACACTCCTCTTCCTCCGGTTGCGGACGTCCGTATCAGACAACACGAACGAGTTGGAAAGAAATGATTCCTCAACCGGACGGAATCTCGTAGTCAGTCGTCTGAGGTGGCTTCGATTTCACTAGCGTTTGTGACTTCGAGTCCACCGGAGAGTTCGGTGTTGGGATAGGGCATGTCAAGACCTTCGGCGTCGAATCGCTCTTTGACGGCCTCCACGAACCGGGCGCGTACCGCTCCATAACTACTGTCGTCCGGATCGATCCAGAGACGCCCCGACAGCACGACCGCCGAGTCACCCAACTCCGTGACGGGGGCCGATGGTTCGGGGTCGTCGAGAACGCCCTCGATGCGCGCCGCTTCGTCGACGATGGCTTCCCGTGCCCGCTCGATGTCGTCATCGTACCCGATACCGAAATCATAGGCCACTCGACGTTCATCGTTGGCCACGTTGTTCAGGACTGCCGCACTAGCGAGGTCGCTGTTGGGCACCGTCACCAGTTCGTTGTCGAACGTGTCTAACTTCGTCGTTCGAAGATTCACTTCCCGAACTACACCGCTGTTCCCACTCCATTCGATCCAATCGCCAGTAGTGAATGGTTCGTCTTGAATGATGAAGATGCCCGCGACGAAGTTGGAGAGAAGATCTTGGGCGGCAAAGCCGACGGCGAGTGCGAGTGCCCCGGCCAAGGTGGCGAACGCGGCGAGGACGACCCCGAAGCCTGCGACCGTTGCGGCTAGCGCAACCGCCACGACCGCAGTAACCGCGGCAGTAGTGGTTACAGCAAGGTTGATGAGTAGTTCGTCAAAATTGCGGTGTTCGAGGCTTCGTCGTACGGCTCGGGTCATGAAGTATTTCCCGAGCCAGTATATGATGGCAAAGACGACAATAAATAACACGACGGTCGTGATCGCGCTGACAATCGCTGGTTGGTACTGTTGGGGATCGAGTGGCAATCCTTGTAGTGGTATCATAGCCTCGTGAACTACCACGGTTAATCATGAAAAGCATTGGGTCTTCTGGGATATGCGTATTCTACTTCGTCTTTTGGCCTCCGTGACGTGGTTGTGCCACGGTTTCACTAGATGGGGGAGAATACTATGGGCGCTCAGGACAGGTCTGTAAGTGTTCGGGGAATAGGGACTTCTGTACCGTGGTTCCACAAAACGGACACGTGGTGTCGGTGTTAGTGTTGTAGCCTGTTGATTCCTGTTGGGCGCATCGCCGAC is a genomic window of Halorussus salinus containing:
- a CDS encoding cupin domain-containing protein → MHLPTKIINPITNEQIVFDETASNNERLVWDELKPPDIEPPPVHYHPATEERFEVFEGLLVVEVDGEKHEVKAGEEIVVLPATPHVSYTEAESAQFRREVTPPGQWREALTARFATVHAVGDPSGVIGLLQTVLLARTYPDVVVPERPPRAVQRTLFPVLALVARIFGLKSDYPYPRTATDTSEERSSEKVT
- a CDS encoding DUF7344 domain-containing protein; this translates as MSGNKKEDAETNSTEPALEEIPLSLDARLDILANHARRELLILLRDQPEETVELEEAARYILKQVSQERGRQPNYDDVQVELQHHHLPKLADAGIIEYDIRSQTIRYRPNKQLEELHDRVQGFRED
- a CDS encoding mechanosensitive ion channel family protein, coding for MIPLQGLPLDPQQYQPAIVSAITTVVLFIVVFAIIYWLGKYFMTRAVRRSLEHRNFDELLINLAVTTTAAVTAVVAVALAATVAGFGVVLAAFATLAGALALAVGFAAQDLLSNFVAGIFIIQDEPFTTGDWIEWSGNSGVVREVNLRTTKLDTFDNELVTVPNSDLASAAVLNNVANDERRVAYDFGIGYDDDIERAREAIVDEAARIEGVLDDPEPSAPVTELGDSAVVLSGRLWIDPDDSSYGAVRARFVEAVKERFDAEGLDMPYPNTELSGGLEVTNASEIEATSDD